The proteins below come from a single Eucalyptus grandis isolate ANBG69807.140 chromosome 3, ASM1654582v1, whole genome shotgun sequence genomic window:
- the LOC104437304 gene encoding DNA-directed RNA polymerases II and IV subunit 5A → MSLPDEEITRLFRVRRTVLQMLKDRGYAVEKSELEITRKDFVQKFGENMKREDLLILKHREKDSSDQIYIFFPEGTKSGVPVVKAFLNRMKTDNVPSAILVVQKGLTPPAKAAVTEINACFRMEVFEEAELLVNVTEHAFVPQHKVLSSEEKKEILAKYGVKDTQLPRILISDPVARYYGLKRGQVVKITRESETAKTYDTYRYCV, encoded by the exons ATGTCTCTCCCGGATGAAGAGATTACCAGATTGTTTAGAGTCCGGAGAACGGTTTTACAAATGCTTAAGGATAGAGGCTACGCTGTTGAGAAATCTGAGCTAGAAATAACAAGAAAAGATTTTGTTCAGAAGTTTGGAGAGAACATGAAGAGGGAGGATCTTCTAATCTTAAAACACAGAGAGAAGGATTCGTCTGATCAG ATTTACATCTTTTTTCCTGAGGGAACAAAGTCTGGCGTGCCTGTGGTAAAGGCTTTTCTCAATCGCATGAAAACAGATAACGTCCCAAGTGCAATCTTGGTTGTCCAGAAGGGTCTGACTCCCCCTGCCAAAGCAGCTGTAACTGAAATTAATGCATGCTTCCGGATGGAGGTTTTTGAG GAAGCAGAGTTGCTGGTTAATGTCACAGAGCATGCCTTTGTTCCTCAGCATAAGGTGCTTAGCagtgaggaaaaaaaggaaatactGGCAAAGTATGGGGTAAAGGACACACAG CTGCCTCGTATCTTAATTAGTGACCCAGTTGCTAGATACTATGGGCTAAAGCGTGGACAAGTTGTAAAGATCACGAGGGAAAGCGAAACTGCTAAGACATATGACACGTATCGTTATTGTGTGTGA